A single region of the Chloroflexota bacterium genome encodes:
- a CDS encoding M50 family metallopeptidase, which produces MEYLAIVPILGFLMIAHELGHFIVAKRSGVVVEEFAIGFPPRLFSIRRGGVDYTLNLIPLGAYVKMLGEEDPSAPGSFASQPKRIRALVLAAGSAMNFLVAVAVFTAAYASGWPDSDHMQVEVAEVSPGSPAQAAGIQQNDRIERLDDAPVVSLDQFREQSAQRLGQPIHLTINRSGDEVSVVVTPRTEWPEGQGPIGIRLRGRAQPVPHGPIESVGFGIRRSVSIVAYTVAAPVLAVRGQISPDAVRPIGLPGMTQVAAQATSAAFSSGWFFPVLLIMGAFSAGLAVANMLPLPALDGGRLVFVLLEAVRGRRVPPEREGLIHLVGMAVLVSIMVLISFHDLVTPAVPIDWGIR; this is translated from the coding sequence TTGGAATATCTCGCCATCGTGCCCATTCTCGGGTTTCTGATGATCGCGCACGAGTTGGGTCACTTCATCGTCGCCAAGCGTAGCGGCGTGGTGGTGGAGGAGTTCGCCATCGGGTTTCCCCCGCGGCTCTTCTCCATCAGGCGCGGCGGCGTCGACTACACGCTGAACCTGATCCCGCTCGGCGCCTACGTCAAGATGCTCGGCGAGGAGGACCCGAGCGCGCCGGGCAGCTTTGCGAGCCAGCCGAAACGGATCCGCGCACTGGTGCTGGCTGCCGGGTCGGCAATGAACTTTCTGGTCGCGGTTGCCGTATTTACCGCCGCCTACGCATCCGGCTGGCCCGACTCCGATCACATGCAAGTCGAAGTGGCAGAGGTGTCGCCGGGATCTCCGGCCCAGGCGGCGGGCATTCAGCAGAACGATCGCATCGAGCGGCTGGACGACGCTCCCGTGGTCTCGCTGGACCAATTTCGCGAGCAGTCAGCCCAGCGATTGGGCCAGCCAATCCATCTGACCATCAATCGGTCGGGCGATGAGGTCAGCGTCGTGGTGACGCCGCGAACGGAATGGCCGGAGGGCCAGGGTCCCATCGGAATCCGATTGCGAGGACGTGCCCAGCCCGTGCCGCACGGTCCAATCGAATCGGTCGGGTTCGGGATTCGGCGATCGGTGAGCATCGTGGCGTACACGGTCGCGGCGCCGGTGCTGGCGGTGCGTGGCCAGATCTCGCCGGACGCGGTGCGCCCGATCGGACTTCCCGGGATGACGCAGGTCGCCGCCCAGGCTACGTCCGCGGCGTTCTCGAGCGGCTGGTTCTTCCCGGTGCTCCTCATCATGGGCGCATTCAGCGCAGGCCTCGCCGTCGCCAACATGCTGCCGCTACCGGCTCTCGACGGCGGCCGCCTCGTGTTCGTCCTGCTGGAGGCCGTTCGCGGGCGACGGGTGCCTCCGGAGCGCGAGGGCCTCATCCACCTCGTGGGTATGGCGGTGCTGGTGTCCATCATGGTCCTGATCTCATTCCACGACCTCGTGACGCCAGCGGTGCCAATCGATTGGGGCATTCGCTAA
- the dxr gene encoding 1-deoxy-D-xylulose-5-phosphate reductoisomerase, giving the protein MRRVVVLGSTGSVGTQTLDVIERLHGRSTEGVERFRVVGLAAGHWSPVLEGQVERWGPDAVAVFAPAEVEKRTDLQLIHGSDALSQLIDVTEPDVVVLATPGLVGLPACLVALRRGKTVAIANKETLVSAGAIVTRAAAEHGGTILPIDSEHCAIWQCLRGERIEEVAQLVLTSSGGAFRDTPTEDLEMATPEQALRHPTWSMGPKITIDSATLMNKGLEIIEASWLFNVPAPRVALALHRQSIVHALVVFADGSVKAQLAVPDMRLPIAAALLDPHHVDLDLPRLAIAELGALTFEPVDERRYPAVALARAAAAAGGLHPAVLNAANEVAVDRFLRREVRFTQITALVAATLDRYQEDGAEVEELFAVDAWARETCRTLQI; this is encoded by the coding sequence ATGAGGCGTGTGGTCGTTCTCGGCAGCACCGGCTCTGTCGGGACGCAGACACTGGACGTCATCGAGCGGCTTCATGGGCGGTCCACCGAGGGAGTCGAACGCTTTCGGGTCGTTGGCCTCGCGGCCGGGCACTGGTCTCCTGTGCTCGAGGGGCAGGTGGAGCGATGGGGGCCCGACGCGGTCGCGGTGTTCGCTCCGGCCGAGGTTGAGAAGCGGACCGATCTCCAGCTCATACACGGGAGCGATGCGCTCTCCCAATTGATCGACGTGACCGAGCCGGACGTCGTGGTCCTTGCGACCCCCGGATTGGTCGGACTTCCCGCGTGCTTGGTCGCCCTTCGTCGGGGCAAGACCGTCGCCATCGCCAACAAGGAAACGCTCGTCAGCGCAGGCGCGATCGTGACGCGCGCAGCCGCCGAGCACGGGGGAACGATCCTGCCCATCGATTCGGAACACTGTGCCATCTGGCAATGCTTGCGGGGGGAGCGCATCGAGGAGGTCGCGCAGCTCGTCCTCACGTCCTCCGGCGGGGCCTTCCGCGATACGCCGACCGAGGACCTCGAAATGGCCACACCGGAGCAGGCGCTCCGCCACCCGACCTGGTCGATGGGTCCGAAGATCACGATCGATTCGGCGACCCTGATGAACAAGGGCCTGGAGATCATCGAGGCGAGCTGGCTGTTCAACGTGCCAGCGCCGCGCGTCGCGCTGGCTCTTCACCGGCAGAGTATCGTGCACGCGCTCGTCGTCTTTGCCGACGGGTCGGTCAAGGCGCAGCTCGCGGTGCCTGACATGCGACTCCCCATCGCGGCGGCGTTGCTCGATCCGCACCACGTCGATCTCGACCTACCCCGCCTGGCCATCGCCGAGCTGGGTGCGCTCACCTTTGAGCCGGTTGACGAGCGACGGTACCCTGCCGTCGCCCTGGCGCGTGCAGCGGCTGCGGCGGGAGGGCTCCATCCAGCGGTCTTGAACGCCGCGAATGAGGTCGCGGTGGACCGTTTCCTGCGCCGGGAAGTAAGGTTCACTCAGATCACCGCGCTCGTGGCGGCGACCCTCGATCGCTATCAGGAAGATGGCGCCGAAGTCGAGGAGCTATTCGCGGTCGACGCGTGGGCGCGAGAAACCTGTCGCACGCTCCAAATCTGA
- the nusA gene encoding transcription termination factor NusA, protein MKGEFLTAINMLSNEKGVSPDIVVEALESALVSAYKRNFSDANMNVVARIDPDTGEPRVLAERTVVLDPTDANEISVERARRIEPEAKVGDTVWEDVTPRSFGRIAAQTAKQHIVQKLREAERKRVYDEFSERVGEIIHGVVQRIEQRTVVLELGKTEAIMPPSEQVPTERYFSGQRLRVYLVEVHETHKGPQLLVSRAHKMMIKRLFEQEIPEIFNGTVEIKAIAREPGARSKVAVHAHQEGIDPVGSCVGLRGVRIQNIVNELGGEKIDVIPWDPDPATFVASALSPAQVQRVDVDEQEKTATVVVPERQLSLAIGREGQNARLAARLTGWRIDIKSDAALARAELEAWAAGGTLGATSEADASGPSQGAGSPPEPDAAAPAEEHPVEAAVDATSERE, encoded by the coding sequence ATGAAAGGCGAGTTTTTAACCGCGATCAATATGCTTTCCAACGAAAAAGGCGTTTCGCCAGATATTGTCGTTGAGGCACTCGAAAGCGCCTTAGTATCCGCCTACAAGCGGAACTTCAGCGACGCGAACATGAACGTCGTCGCCCGGATCGACCCGGACACCGGCGAGCCGCGAGTGCTGGCCGAACGCACCGTCGTCCTGGATCCGACCGATGCGAACGAGATTAGCGTTGAGCGGGCACGGCGAATCGAGCCGGAGGCGAAGGTGGGCGACACGGTTTGGGAGGACGTGACACCCCGCTCGTTCGGACGCATCGCCGCTCAGACGGCCAAGCAGCACATCGTCCAGAAGCTGCGGGAAGCCGAGCGCAAGCGGGTGTACGACGAGTTCTCCGAGCGCGTCGGCGAGATCATCCACGGCGTGGTCCAGCGCATCGAGCAGCGCACCGTCGTGCTGGAGCTCGGGAAGACGGAAGCGATCATGCCGCCGTCGGAGCAGGTCCCCACCGAGCGCTACTTCTCGGGTCAGCGGCTTCGCGTGTACCTGGTCGAAGTGCACGAGACGCACAAGGGTCCCCAGCTGCTCGTCTCGCGCGCCCACAAGATGATGATCAAGCGGCTCTTCGAGCAAGAGATCCCGGAGATCTTCAACGGCACCGTGGAGATCAAGGCGATTGCGCGAGAGCCCGGGGCTCGGTCCAAGGTCGCCGTCCATGCCCATCAGGAGGGGATCGATCCGGTTGGCTCATGCGTGGGGCTTCGAGGGGTCCGTATTCAAAACATCGTCAACGAGCTGGGGGGCGAAAAGATCGACGTAATTCCCTGGGACCCCGATCCCGCGACCTTTGTCGCGTCGGCCCTCAGCCCCGCGCAGGTCCAGCGCGTCGACGTGGACGAGCAGGAGAAGACGGCCACGGTCGTCGTTCCGGAGCGCCAGCTCTCGCTCGCCATTGGCAGGGAAGGGCAAAACGCCCGGCTCGCAGCACGGCTGACCGGGTGGCGAATTGACATAAAGTCTGACGCGGCCCTGGCGCGCGCCGAGCTCGAAGCCTGGGCGGCGGGTGGCACCTTGGGCGCGACGAGTGAAGCGGACGCGAGCGGGCCCAGTCAAGGCGCCGGCTCACCCCCGGAGCCCGACGCGGCAGCGCCCGCCGAAGAGCACCCGGTGGAAGCAGCGGTCGACGCGACTTCGGAGCGAGAATGA
- the infB gene encoding translation initiation factor IF-2, with product MAPAAPKAPVELPPSISVKDFADRIGVSPSNVIRELLQNGIIASINQTIDYETAAIVAGDLGLEVREMSIQVDGSAGEEEPDRPEDLQPRPPVVTVMGHVDHGKTSLLDAIRKTRVTAGEAGGITQHIGAYQVEAQGQLVTFLDTPGHEAFTAMRARGAKVTDIAVLVIAADDGVMPQTREAADHARAAGVPIIVALNKIDRPDANPERVKQELTEIGLVVEDYGGDVVMVPVSARTGEGIETLLEMILFVAEMGNYRANPHRTATGSVIEAKLDKARGPVATVLVENGTLSVGDVIVVGGYSGRIKALFNDKGKRIRHAEPAMPAEVLGLDGVPEAGTRFQVVADERAARALSQAGRRAAEAQGAAGAREATIESIMEGIRAGTLKELNLIVKADVRGSLEAITGAIQSIAEQEHVQREVRTKIIHADIGNVTESDVMLAVASKAPIIAFNVRVEPGARRAADAQGVQIRPYNVIYHMTEDIEKLLSGMLEPEYREVVVGEAEVRQVFKIGRTRAAAGCYVTSGTIPRNSQVRIFRAGQLVLEGRLESLRRFKDDVREVQAGYECGISIAGFADYQEGDVIQAFTKETVGG from the coding sequence GTGGCGCCCGCCGCGCCAAAGGCTCCCGTCGAGCTGCCGCCGTCGATATCGGTGAAGGACTTTGCCGATCGGATTGGCGTTTCGCCATCGAACGTCATTCGAGAGCTGCTTCAGAACGGCATCATCGCCAGCATCAATCAGACTATTGACTACGAAACCGCGGCCATCGTCGCGGGCGACCTCGGTCTCGAGGTACGCGAGATGTCGATCCAGGTCGATGGGTCTGCCGGCGAAGAGGAGCCCGATCGGCCCGAGGACCTGCAGCCGCGTCCGCCGGTGGTCACCGTCATGGGTCACGTCGACCACGGCAAGACGAGCCTCCTCGACGCGATCCGAAAGACGCGAGTGACGGCGGGCGAGGCTGGCGGAATCACGCAGCACATCGGCGCGTATCAGGTCGAGGCGCAAGGCCAGCTCGTGACCTTCCTGGACACGCCCGGCCACGAAGCGTTCACGGCCATGCGCGCCCGCGGCGCCAAGGTGACCGACATCGCCGTCCTGGTGATCGCGGCGGACGACGGCGTGATGCCCCAGACCCGTGAGGCGGCCGACCACGCGCGCGCGGCCGGGGTCCCCATCATCGTCGCGCTCAACAAGATCGACCGACCAGATGCCAATCCCGAGCGTGTAAAGCAGGAGCTGACGGAGATCGGTCTCGTGGTCGAAGACTACGGCGGCGACGTGGTCATGGTGCCCGTGTCGGCGCGCACCGGTGAAGGGATCGAAACGCTGCTCGAAATGATCCTGTTCGTCGCTGAAATGGGAAATTATCGGGCCAACCCCCATCGCACCGCGACGGGCAGCGTGATCGAAGCGAAGCTCGATAAGGCTCGTGGTCCGGTGGCCACCGTGCTGGTGGAGAACGGCACGCTCAGCGTCGGGGACGTTATCGTCGTGGGCGGCTACTCGGGCAGGATCAAAGCGCTCTTCAACGACAAAGGCAAGCGCATTCGTCACGCCGAGCCGGCGATGCCCGCCGAGGTCCTTGGCCTCGACGGCGTGCCCGAGGCGGGCACTCGCTTCCAGGTCGTCGCTGATGAGCGGGCGGCGCGCGCTCTCAGTCAGGCTGGGCGACGAGCCGCCGAGGCCCAGGGGGCGGCGGGCGCGCGAGAGGCCACGATTGAATCCATCATGGAAGGCATTCGCGCCGGGACGCTCAAGGAGCTGAACCTGATCGTGAAGGCTGACGTTCGCGGATCGCTGGAGGCCATCACCGGCGCCATTCAGAGCATCGCCGAGCAGGAACACGTGCAGCGTGAAGTGCGGACCAAGATCATCCACGCGGACATCGGAAATGTGACCGAATCCGACGTCATGCTCGCGGTCGCGTCAAAGGCGCCCATCATCGCCTTTAACGTTCGCGTCGAGCCCGGGGCGCGCCGCGCCGCCGATGCGCAGGGGGTCCAGATCCGGCCGTACAACGTCATCTACCACATGACCGAAGACATCGAGAAGCTGCTGAGCGGCATGCTCGAGCCGGAGTATCGCGAAGTCGTCGTGGGCGAGGCCGAGGTTCGCCAAGTGTTCAAGATCGGGCGAACGCGCGCTGCCGCCGGGTGCTATGTGACGTCGGGCACGATTCCGCGCAACAGCCAGGTTCGAATCTTCCGGGCCGGCCAGCTCGTTCTCGAGGGCAGACTCGAGAGTCTGCGGCGGTTCAAAGATGACGTCCGCGAGGTCCAGGCCGGGTACGAATGCGGCATCAGCATTGCGGGCTTCGCCGACTATCAAGAAGGCGACGTCATCCAGGCGTTCACCAAGGAAACCGTCGGCGGCTGA
- a CDS encoding bifunctional oligoribonuclease/PAP phosphatase NrnA, with the protein MRRSPSTASLGPPLQGALAGSRRVFITAHADPDPDALGSMLGLCNILRREGWDATPVCVGRRPSFAASLPGNESIVSFPDRLGPGEAPTLLLNAGDALAVMDTPTPDRMAAFYELHRDVLHDCPIVVFDHHYTNTRFGTVNYVDSAAAATAEVVTRVLDASGLALDAASATCLMTALVGDTQGFRTESTTVESLRLGARFAAAGAPIFRTAELLFSTRPLSAIKLWGAAMAQVQEAEGFLWTWVTSDMLAAAEATLEDAEGLVNFLLASQNTRVAVVLKETQTGATKVSIRTIPGVDATKIAGYFGGGGHQRAAGCTIDAPPRQAADRLIPRVLEELASSAPPPSVSAQRP; encoded by the coding sequence GTGCGTAGGAGCCCGTCGACAGCGAGTCTCGGGCCGCCGCTGCAGGGCGCCCTCGCGGGATCGCGGCGGGTCTTCATCACGGCCCACGCGGACCCAGACCCGGACGCGCTCGGGAGCATGCTCGGCCTGTGCAACATCCTCCGGCGGGAGGGGTGGGACGCAACGCCCGTTTGCGTCGGACGCCGTCCGTCGTTCGCTGCGTCGCTCCCGGGCAACGAGTCCATCGTTTCGTTTCCGGATCGGCTGGGTCCTGGCGAGGCGCCCACCCTCCTGCTCAACGCCGGCGATGCGCTGGCCGTTATGGACACGCCGACCCCTGATCGAATGGCGGCCTTCTACGAGCTTCACCGTGACGTCCTGCACGATTGCCCGATCGTCGTTTTCGATCACCACTACACCAACACGCGGTTCGGCACCGTCAACTATGTCGATTCCGCGGCGGCCGCCACTGCCGAAGTCGTCACGAGGGTCCTCGACGCGAGCGGACTGGCTCTCGACGCGGCAAGCGCCACGTGCCTGATGACGGCACTCGTGGGAGACACTCAGGGGTTCCGGACCGAGAGCACCACGGTGGAGTCGCTTCGCTTGGGCGCGCGCTTTGCGGCGGCCGGGGCACCCATCTTCCGCACCGCTGAGCTGCTCTTCAGCACGCGCCCGCTCTCCGCCATCAAGCTCTGGGGCGCGGCAATGGCCCAAGTTCAGGAAGCCGAGGGGTTCCTCTGGACCTGGGTGACCAGCGACATGCTGGCTGCCGCCGAGGCAACCCTCGAGGACGCCGAAGGGCTGGTGAACTTTCTGCTGGCGTCTCAAAACACGCGCGTCGCCGTCGTCTTGAAGGAAACCCAAACGGGTGCCACCAAGGTCAGCATACGCACCATTCCCGGGGTCGACGCCACGAAGATCGCCGGGTATTTTGGCGGCGGGGGCCATCAGCGGGCGGCCGGATGCACAATTGACGCGCCGCCTCGCCAGGCTGCGGACCGGCTCATCCCGCGCGTTCTCGAGGAGCTCGCTTCGTCGGCTCCGCCTCCGTCCGTGTCCGCGCAGCGGCCGTGA
- a CDS encoding YlxR family protein, producing MKQRHVPLRTCAGCREQRPKREMVRIVRTREGNVRIDATGKVSGRGAYVCLRQECWAAALRSTSLAHVLKTAISSSDLDELHRFVREGFRLKRGGGTGFSDASAPLPA from the coding sequence ATGAAGCAGCGGCATGTGCCGCTTCGGACGTGCGCAGGCTGCCGAGAGCAGCGACCCAAACGGGAGATGGTGCGGATTGTGCGCACCCGCGAAGGAAACGTCCGAATCGATGCGACCGGCAAGGTGTCTGGCCGTGGCGCGTACGTCTGCCTGCGCCAGGAATGCTGGGCCGCGGCCCTTCGATCGACATCGCTGGCTCACGTCCTGAAAACAGCGATATCCAGTTCGGATCTCGACGAGCTTCACCGGTTCGTCCGGGAGGGGTTTCGCCTCAAGCGCGGTGGCGGGACGGGGTTCTCCGATGCCTCAGCCCCGCTGCCGGCCTGA
- the rbfA gene encoding 30S ribosome-binding factor RbfA, which yields MPTSRRMQRLNDQIRDELADLLAREARDPRLHGVISITGVETAPDLSIARIYVSVLGDEKEAEATVAQIRRATSFFRRELAARLNLRRTPDLDFRLDRTIAEGARIQELLREIHGA from the coding sequence ATGCCGACATCCCGCCGCATGCAGCGGCTCAACGACCAGATCCGCGATGAGCTGGCGGACCTGCTCGCCCGCGAAGCCCGCGATCCCCGCCTCCATGGCGTGATCAGCATCACCGGGGTTGAAACGGCGCCCGACTTGAGCATAGCGCGAATCTACGTGAGCGTCCTCGGGGACGAGAAGGAAGCCGAGGCCACCGTCGCGCAGATTCGCCGCGCGACGTCGTTCTTTCGACGCGAGCTGGCAGCGCGCCTGAACCTCCGTCGGACGCCTGATCTGGACTTTCGGCTCGATCGCACCATCGCCGAGGGCGCCAGGATTCAGGAGCTGCTGCGCGAGATTCACGGTGCGTAG